The Rickettsiales bacterium genomic interval CTGGGCGTTAGCGCTAAAGAACTGAATGAAATGCGCAGCAAATATGCCCGGCCGAAAGAACCCGTATATCCCAAGGAAAATCCCTACAGCGACAGCAAAGCCGCTTTGGGTAAAGACCTGTTCTTCGACCCAAGGCTTTCCGCCTCCGGCACGCAATCCTGCGCCACATGCCACAATCCGGCGCTCGGCTGGCAGGACGGCATGGCGCTGGGCACAGGCCACGGCCACAATAAGCTTGGACGCCATACGCCTACCATCCTGAACCTTTCGGAAGACGAGTTGTTTTTCTGGGACGGAAGAGCAGACAGTCTCGAAGCGCAGGCTCTTGGGCCCATGGCATCTGTCTCTGAAATGAATATGCCGCTGGAGAAGGCTGAATCCGGCATACGCCTTATTAAAGGTTATGCTCCTTTATTCAAGAAGGCCTTCCCCGAAGAAAAAGGCGCCATCAACCGCGATACCATTTCCAAGGCAATCGCAACATTTGAGCGCACGGTCGTATCAGGCGAAGCACCGTTTGACAAATGGGTAAAAGGGGATGAAAAAGCTATCTCCGATTCTGCCAAGCGAGGCTTTGTTATCTTTAATAAAAAAGGCAATTGCGCTGCATGCCATTCCGGCTGGCGCTTCAGCGATGGCAGTTTCCATGATATAGGCATAGATGACAAGGATGTCGGCCGCGGCAAGATATTGCAGATGGCCTCCATGCAGCATGCATTCAAGACGATGGGACTACGTAATATCGCACAGCGCGGACCGTACATGCATGACGGCTCACTGGCCACTCTTGAGGAAGTGATCGAACATTATAACAAGGGCGGCAGCGTTAAAAGGGACAGTCTTGATGCGCAAATCAAGCCACTGCATCTGAACGCTCAGGAAAAGCAGGATCTGGTTGCATTCCTGGATACATTGACCAGCAAAGACAAACCTGTCACCCTACCAGCACTACCCAAATAAGGAGACAATCATGACATATTCAATCGTTAAACGTACAGTTCTTACCATTGCAGTGCTTGCTCTCTCAGGTAGTGCCGCCATTGCAGCCGACCAGACCGTAATTCAGAAGGATAAAAGCTTCCAGCCTGCGGAAATTACGGCCAAGGCAGGCGACACGATCACGTTCGACAATCAGGACGTCATCACCCACAATCTTTATTCCAAAGATGCCGGCAATGAATTTGAGTTCCCTAAGCAGGACCCCGGTCAGAAAGAAAAACTGACGCTGAAAAGCGCCGGTAAAATGACAGTGCACTGCGCCATCCACCCTAAAATGAAGCTTGTAATTAACGTCCAGTAAAGAAAGAAGGCCCGACCAGCAGGGGAATGCCATGTCTTTAAAACTGAAGATTGTTACGGTATTCGTCTCCCTGTTGCTGCTGGTGGCTATTATTATTGGCTACGCGCGGCAAAGCATCACCTATGCCGGGAATTACATCGTCTCCTCCGGCGACCTGCTACAGACTACGTTCGACAAACCG includes:
- a CDS encoding cytochrome c peroxidase, which encodes MTKKTRLTASLLLSISLAATSFSASAADLGVSAKELNEMRSKYARPKEPVYPKENPYSDSKAALGKDLFFDPRLSASGTQSCATCHNPALGWQDGMALGTGHGHNKLGRHTPTILNLSEDELFFWDGRADSLEAQALGPMASVSEMNMPLEKAESGIRLIKGYAPLFKKAFPEEKGAINRDTISKAIATFERTVVSGEAPFDKWVKGDEKAISDSAKRGFVIFNKKGNCAACHSGWRFSDGSFHDIGIDDKDVGRGKILQMASMQHAFKTMGLRNIAQRGPYMHDGSLATLEEVIEHYNKGGSVKRDSLDAQIKPLHLNAQEKQDLVAFLDTLTSKDKPVTLPALPK
- a CDS encoding cupredoxin domain-containing protein, with the translated sequence MTYSIVKRTVLTIAVLALSGSAAIAADQTVIQKDKSFQPAEITAKAGDTITFDNQDVITHNLYSKDAGNEFEFPKQDPGQKEKLTLKSAGKMTVHCAIHPKMKLVINVQ